The following nucleotide sequence is from Anaerohalosphaeraceae bacterium.
CGTCTGCTTTTTGAGCCGCACGCCGGTCAATCATCTCCGCAATTACGGAAGGCAACCCCCGAAGGTCCGCGGCGTCGGCAGGCACCCCATCGACCTGGAAAAACACTTTTCCTTCTTTGTCTTGCCCCACAGTAACGGTGGCCAGTACCTCCTCCGCCGCCGGTTGAGCCGAACGAATCGACTCCGGTACCTGAACATCCGTTTTTTCAATACTGATAAACTGAAACACCAGCAGAAAAAAGATAATCAGCAGAAACACCACATCAATTATTGGTGTCAGGTCAGGCACACCAGACGGCTCGAATCGGTCGCTCTGCCAGGGACGGCTCATTCCTCCGCCTCAAACTCCAGTTCTACAGGCGATTCTTCCTCTTCTTCCGCACGGGGGCTGTCTTGGGGAACAGGCGCCGCCGGACTTTTTCGGTGAATCCCGTCAGAAAGACCCCGGAAACATCCCATTTCCGCCAGCCGATCCAGCAGTCCTTCCATTTCCACACAGGCCTGACTGACCAGGGTTTCAATTCGGTTCCGGAAAAACCCATGCAGGAGCAGCGCCGGAATCGCCGTCAAAAGCCCCCAGAACGTGGTCACCAGCGCCACCGAGATAGACTCCGCCAGCTGGTCCGGACGCGGCTGTCCTCCCGACGAGCCCAATAGGGTAAACGCCTGAATCATCCCGAAAACCGTCCCGAAAAGCCCAACCATCGGCGCTGCCGTGCCGATTAAATGGCATCCCTCCGCCCGCCGCAGCAGCGACAGTCCCTGCTGACGCAGACTGTCCGACGCCGCCTCGCGCATCAGACTCATCTCAAAACCCTTCCGACGCCCGGCGGACAGAGCCCGAACCACGGCACAGCCGAGAAAATCCGAAGCATGTTTCAGCCGGCTTTCCAGCCCAGAGAGTCCGTACCGCCCTGCCAGGGCGGCAATCTGAGCGGCACGACCGGCCGGCAGCAGACTCTTTCGGCGAACACGAATCCCCAAATCCAGCCCGAGGGCCGCCATCGCCGCCGACATCGGCAGCAGCACAAACCACACAATCGGCCCGCCGGCCAGAAAAAAACGCTCAAACCATGAACTGCCTGTTATCCCGATTTCCGCCGTCATCCTGATTTCCTAATCCGCCCCTTCCGGTTCATAGTCCACACACGTAAAAGAGCCCCCGCTTTGCGCCGCAATCGTCCGAAGGACCTCTCGGTCCGCAGCAGATGCCCAGAATGCAATCGTATGAATCACTGACTGCGGGGCCAGTTTCGTTCGAAGCTCTTGAACCCGCT
It contains:
- a CDS encoding MotA/TolQ/ExbB proton channel family protein gives rise to the protein MTAEIGITGSSWFERFFLAGGPIVWFVLLPMSAAMAALGLDLGIRVRRKSLLPAGRAAQIAALAGRYGLSGLESRLKHASDFLGCAVVRALSAGRRKGFEMSLMREAASDSLRQQGLSLLRRAEGCHLIGTAAPMVGLFGTVFGMIQAFTLLGSSGGQPRPDQLAESISVALVTTFWGLLTAIPALLLHGFFRNRIETLVSQACVEMEGLLDRLAEMGCFRGLSDGIHRKSPAAPVPQDSPRAEEEEESPVELEFEAEE
- a CDS encoding biopolymer transporter ExbD; translated protein: MSRPWQSDRFEPSGVPDLTPIIDVVFLLIIFFLLVFQFISIEKTDVQVPESIRSAQPAAEEVLATVTVGQDKEGKVFFQVDGVPADAADLRGLPSVIAEMIDRRAAQKADVRKIVRLRCDRQIPFGTARYALEGIARSTATDIQWSVMKEE